CGACCAAAAAGAGCAGAGTGCCCGAATTGCGCAGCTTTTTTGCCGCTTTTTCTCTTTGCCTTATTTCCGCTTCCTTTTTTTCTAATGCAAGTTGGAGAGAATCCAGCGTAGCTTGTTTGCGCAAAAGCATCAGCTCTTTTTCTTTTAGTGACCGGTAGAGGGCTTCGGTTTCCGCCTGTAATGCCTGCAGCTCGAGCGCGCGCCGTTCTATCTCTTCCTGAGTAATGAGACGGCTGCGGTCGAATGCATTCTTTGGACGTCCAAAAGACGGCTTGTCGCCTTTATTTTCCGTGCATGAGAAAGAAAAAAACAAGCAAAGCGCCGCAATCAACGGCAACGCTTTCGTTCTCATTTTCGCTTTCCTTTTAATGTCCGGCCGAAAATTAGGAAATTTTTGGCGTAAATACAATTCCCCTCGTTAATCACAGCGGTTCAGCCTGTTGTTGCTTTTTGCTCTCACAAATGCTGTCCGGTAAGCCGGTATAATAACGATAGGTGGAAAAGTCGACTTTGACTACCCGAAAACTCTTTTCGACCCTGGCTACAAACTCTGATTCGGCGGAATATGGCAGCAGTTTAAAGCCGCCGGCGCGCAGAAATACCTCTTTTTTGCCGAACAAGGTGGCGCCGATGACGCATTGGGAAAGATGGATGCGGCGATCCGGCTGATAAGCGTCGACCACCCAGTGCGACTCTTCCGGCCCGACAAGCTCGACGCCACCATGCAGAAAATCCACCTCCGGATGTTCCTGAAGAAAACGGCTGCGCAACTCTAAATGGGTCGGCAAATATTCATCGTCCGAGTCTAAGAAGGTGACATACTTACCTAAAGCAGCAGCAATCCCGATGTTGCGCGAAGCTGCCAAACCGCGGTTTGCATGTTTTAAATAACGAAGATTCCGTCGCTCAAGGACAAGAGGCAGCAGCAGCTCTTCCAAACCATCGGTGCTGCCGTCGTCGATGACCAAGAGCTCAAAGTCCTGCAGCGTCTGAGTCCAAACGGAATCAATAGCCCGCAGAATCAGATGACGGCGGTTGTAAACCGGCAAAAGAACCGAAACAAGCGGCTCCTGCAGCGAGGTTTTTACTGTTTGATCCATATTATCAAATTAGAGAAAAAAGTTATCATCTCCAAGCCTGTTGGGCAAAAGTCCTGTATTTAAAATTTTCAGAGGATGAATGGAACTTGAGGAAAATGCTTGTTAATTTCACCGCTTTTCTTTAATTAGCCCCTGTCCCTCGAATTTGACAAAGTGAGGCATCCACGGCATGAAGAAAGATATTGAACCGCCCGACCTTCAACAGATAGACGCCGGCGGCCGCAATAAAAGAATAGCCTTTACCATCCTGGTGTGGCTGCTGCCGTTGTTCATTTTGGGGATGGTGGAGCTCGGCCTGCGCATCGCCGGCTATGCCGGCGCGCCGAAGCTCTTTATCAGTGCACCCAAACCGTACTCGCATCTTTTGCGGATCAATCCGACCATCGCCCGCCGTTACTTTCGCAGCGATCGAATGATCCCCACGCCCTCGCATGATACGTTTCTAAAGAGTAAGCCCGAAAACGGCCTGCGCATTTTTGTGCTCGGCGGTTCCACGACTGCCGGCTATCCTTACGATGAGAATGCGCGCTTTTCTCGCATTTTAGAAAACGCGCTTCAAGCGGCGGAACCTGCACGGCCAATCGAAGTCGTCAACCTCGCCATGTCGGCCATCAACAGCTATGCGCTGCTCGATATGATGGATGAATTGCTGGAACAGAAACCCGATCTCATCTTGATCTATGCGGGACACAACGAATATTACGGCGCTTTAGGGGTTGGCTCGCGGGAGTCCTTGGGGCGCAACCGCGGTTGGGTTCTGACGGCGCTAAAATTGCGTCGATCGCGCCTATTTATGCTCACCCGCAGCGTGGTTACGCGATTGCGAAAGGTCGCCGAAAAGCCGACCACCGCCACGCTGATGGAGCGCATCGTGGCGGAGCAGCAAATTCCTTTGGACAGCCCCCTCTATACCGCCGGAATCCGCCAATTCGAAGCCAATCTCGACGCCATACTCAAAAAAGCAAAGCGCCGCGGCGTGCCGGTCGTTCTCAGCGAATTGGTCAGCAATCTCGCCGATCAGCCTCCTTTCCTGTCTCTCCCCGATCATTCAGCCGAGCAATCCTTTCGCGAAGCCAAAGCGGCCGAGCAGGCCGGCGATTGGCAGCGCGCCAAGTCGCTCTATCTACAGGCAAAGGAACAGGATGCTCTGCGTTTCCGCGCCCCGGAAACGATGAATCAAGTGATCCGCACGGCGGCAGATCGTTACCGATTGCCTCTGGTGCCGATGGTACGGCGCTTCGAAGCGGCATCGC
The candidate division KSB1 bacterium DNA segment above includes these coding regions:
- a CDS encoding glycosyltransferase is translated as MDQTVKTSLQEPLVSVLLPVYNRRHLILRAIDSVWTQTLQDFELLVIDDGSTDGLEELLLPLVLERRNLRYLKHANRGLAASRNIGIAAALGKYVTFLDSDDEYLPTHLELRSRFLQEHPEVDFLHGGVELVGPEESHWVVDAYQPDRRIHLSQCVIGATLFGKKEVFLRAGGFKLLPYSAESEFVARVEKSFRVVKVDFSTYRYYTGLPDSICESKKQQQAEPL